Part of the Actinomycetota bacterium genome is shown below.
GATGGTCGACCGGTTCGCCGTCCACGGCGCCACCCTCGACGACGTGTTCCTGGCCCTGACCGGCCACCCGGCCGGGCAGCCCGACCACGACTACGAGAACGAGCACCGGAAGGAGCCCGCGAATGTCTAGCTACGGCCGACTCCTCGATCGCGGCTGGGGGACCGTGCCACCTGCCGGCTGGGCCGTTGTCGCCGACTGGGCGGCCATGGCCGGCCGCAGCCTGCGCATGGCCCGGCGCAACGTCGACGTCCTGCTGACCTCGCTGGCCCTCCCGGTCCTGCTGATGCTGCTGTTCGTCTACCTGTTCGGCGGGGCCATCCAGACCGGCACCCGCTATGTGACCTACGTCGTCCCCGGGGTGCTGCTGCTGTGCGCCGGGTTCGGGGCCTCGATGACCGCCGTCAGCGTGACCACCGACATGACCGGCGGCATCATCGACCGCTTCCGGTCGATGGACGTGACCGGGCCGGCCATCCTGGCCGGGCACGTCGCGGCCAGCGTGGTCCGCAACCTCGCCTCCACCGTGCTGGTGTTCGGGGTGGCCTTCCTGATCGGGTTCCGCCCGAACGCCGGGCCGCTGGACTGGCTCGCCGCCGCCGGCGTGCTGCTCCTGTTCATCCTGGCCATCTCGTGGCTGTCGGCCGCGGTCGGGCTGCTCGCCCGCTCGCCCGAGGCGGCCGGCGGGTTCAGCTTCCTGGTCATGTTCCTGCCCTATCCGAGCAGCGCCTTCGTGCCCATCGAGACCATGCCGGCCTGGATCCACGGGTTCGCCCAGCACCAGCCCGTCACCCCGGTCATCGAGACCCTGCGCGGCCTCCTCCTCGGCCTCCCCGTCGGGACCAGCCCGGCCCGGGCGGTGGCCTGGTGCCTCGGCATCCTGGTCGCCTCGGTGGCCGTCTCCGGGGTGCTGTTCCGCCGCCGCACGGCCTGACGGCAGGGCCGGCCGCCACCTCAGCGGGGAGGCCGGGGCACCAGGATGGCCCCGGTGCGATCGTCCCCGGCGACCAGGGTGGCGGCCGGCCCGTGCGTCCACCACCACAGCCCCACGTACGCGCAGACGTGGGCGTCGGCCAGGTCCTCGACCGCCTTCAGCCCCGCCCCCCGCAGCGCCTCCAGCCGCCCCAGCTCCCGGGCCAGCAGGCCCGCCGGGTCGACCCGCAGCCGCGGGTCCGCCGCGGCCAGCCCGTTCAGCACCGCCGCCACCGCCCGGAGCCCGGCCCGCCGCGCGGCCGGCGGCCCCTTCTTGTAGCGGACGGCCCGCTCCAGCCCGCCCAGCTCGACCAGGGCCGGCGCCGGGAACACCTCCACCGCCCACCACCCGGCCCGCCGTCCCGGGTCCCGCGGCACCGTCAGGTACGGCCGCGGCGACCGCCCGACCAGCTCCATCGCCCGCACCCGCCCCCCGAGCAGCCCCAGGTTGGTCGGGTACGGCCCCGCCCCGGCCCGCCCGTAGCGCCGCTGCAGCTCCGCCTCGGCCGCCCGCCGGGTCCCGGCCGGGTTGGTCACGACCAGCGGCGCGTCCAGCGCCACCACCGCCCCACCCCGGTCGTGCGCGGCCAGGACCCCCGACAGCTCCTCGTCGGAGGTCGCCCACCCCTCGTCGAGCACGACCCCACCCGGGTCGAGCACGGCCACCCCCGAAG
Proteins encoded:
- a CDS encoding ABC transporter permease, with translation MAGRSLRMARRNVDVLLTSLALPVLLMLLFVYLFGGAIQTGTRYVTYVVPGVLLLCAGFGASMTAVSVTTDMTGGIIDRFRSMDVTGPAILAGHVAASVVRNLASTVLVFGVAFLIGFRPNAGPLDWLAAAGVLLLFILAISWLSAAVGLLARSPEAAGGFSFLVMFLPYPSSAFVPIETMPAWIHGFAQHQPVTPVIETLRGLLLGLPVGTSPARAVAWCLGILVASVAVSGVLFRRRTA
- a CDS encoding DUF429 domain-containing protein, translated to MRFVGVDLAWGGRRPSGVAVLDPGGVVLDEGWATSDEELSGVLAAHDRGGAVVALDAPLVVTNPAGTRRAAEAELQRRYGRAGAGPYPTNLGLLGGRVRAMELVGRSPRPYLTVPRDPGRRAGWWAVEVFPAPALVELGGLERAVRYKKGPPAARRAGLRAVAAVLNGLAAADPRLRVDPAGLLARELGRLEALRGAGLKAVEDLADAHVCAYVGLWWWTHGPAATLVAGDDRTGAILVPRPPR